In one window of Paracoccus saliphilus DNA:
- a CDS encoding universal stress protein: protein MSKILALVDGSIYSESVCHHTAWIASRLNASVEIMHVIGRRETAASSDLSGALKLGARSALLDQLSKLDEERARLAQAQGHAILEDAKAILEQDGVGPVVSRLRKGDLLEAVKDFEQEMRVIVIGKRGEAADFATGHLGSNLERVVRSAKVPVFVASRAFQPINKVLAAYDGSKSTEAAIARMIKSPTFEELDITLVYAGEEQPAIQGKLDDAAQRLAAAGRQVTTRIVPGEPETALDKLVSEEGFDLLVMGTHGHRRIRSLIIGSTTTAMIQACKVPVLLYR from the coding sequence ATGAGCAAGATACTCGCATTGGTGGACGGGTCCATCTATTCCGAAAGCGTGTGCCATCACACGGCATGGATCGCCAGCCGCCTGAACGCGTCGGTCGAGATCATGCATGTGATCGGCCGCCGCGAAACCGCAGCCAGTTCAGATCTGTCCGGAGCATTGAAGCTTGGCGCGCGCTCGGCATTGCTGGACCAGCTCTCGAAGCTCGACGAAGAACGCGCCAGGCTCGCACAAGCCCAGGGGCATGCTATCCTCGAAGATGCGAAAGCGATCCTCGAGCAAGACGGCGTCGGGCCGGTGGTGTCCCGGCTCCGCAAGGGCGATCTGCTGGAAGCCGTGAAGGATTTCGAGCAGGAGATGCGCGTCATCGTGATCGGCAAGCGGGGAGAGGCCGCCGATTTCGCGACAGGGCATCTGGGCTCCAACCTCGAACGCGTCGTGCGTTCCGCGAAAGTGCCGGTCTTTGTCGCGTCACGGGCCTTCCAGCCGATCAACAAGGTTCTGGCCGCCTATGACGGCAGCAAAAGCACCGAAGCCGCGATCGCCCGAATGATCAAGAGCCCGACCTTCGAGGAGCTCGACATAACCCTGGTCTATGCGGGCGAGGAACAGCCGGCGATCCAAGGCAAGCTTGACGATGCCGCCCAAAGGCTGGCGGCTGCGGGCCGTCAGGTCACGACCCGGATCGTGCCGGGAGAGCCTGAAACGGCTCTCGACAAGCTGGTATCGGAAGAAGGCTTCGATCTTCTCGTCATGGGCACCCATGGTCACCGCCGCATCCGCAGCCTGATCATCGGCTCGACGACGACGGCAATGATCCAGGCCTGCAAGGTTCCAGTGCTGCTCTACCGGTAA
- a CDS encoding TRAP transporter large permease, with translation MMELIAQNMAPIMFLSLIVFLILGYPVAFALAANGLLFFIVGVELAPLSAGTIHLDWPLLRAIPDRFFNGVVSNETLLAVPFFTFMGIVLEKSGMAEDLLDTIGQLFGPVRGGLAYAVIIVGALLAATTGVVAASVIAMGLISLPIMLRYGYDRRIATGAIAASGTLAQIIPPSLVLIVLADQLGRSVGDMYKGALIPGLVLTGIYLGYVFVMSIIRPNALPALPKEARTLGSGIASLLVALAAGVGVFYLAWKWLHPTHGNDADILAAGMAVIAVYLVAVLDRVLKTGVMSHLAQQVIIVLIPPLALIFLVLGTIFLGVATPTEGGAMGAVGALVLAAGKGRLNMRVISQALAATTRLSAFVMFILIGARVFSLTFYGVNGHIWVEHLLTSLPGGEYGFLIAVSFLVFFLAFFLDFFELAFIIVPLLAPAAESLGIDLIWFGVILGVNMQTSFMHPPFGFALFYLRSVAPREPYADRVTGQTIAPIKTSQIYWGAVPFVFIQIVMIAVVISFPQMVLHYKGAPVDTSNVRIEIPSGGMGSGASGGSGFGQLGGLGGSPFGQSGGGEEAATSSGGFGTLGGLDGAPDFGAPQGETDTLNDNGAAAPEEGTNDPAGGLGLGGGPPPGLDGN, from the coding sequence ATGATGGAGCTCATCGCGCAGAACATGGCGCCGATCATGTTCCTTTCGCTGATCGTCTTCCTTATTCTCGGCTATCCGGTCGCCTTCGCGCTGGCCGCGAACGGGCTGCTGTTCTTTATCGTCGGGGTCGAGCTGGCGCCGCTGTCGGCCGGCACGATCCATCTGGACTGGCCATTATTGCGGGCAATCCCCGACAGGTTCTTCAACGGGGTCGTGTCGAACGAGACGCTGCTCGCGGTGCCGTTCTTCACCTTCATGGGGATCGTGCTGGAGAAATCCGGCATGGCCGAGGACCTGCTGGACACGATCGGTCAGCTTTTCGGCCCGGTGCGGGGCGGGCTTGCCTATGCCGTTATCATCGTCGGCGCCTTGCTGGCCGCGACTACGGGCGTCGTGGCGGCCTCGGTGATCGCCATGGGGCTGATCTCGCTGCCGATCATGCTGCGCTATGGCTATGACCGCCGGATCGCTACGGGGGCGATCGCGGCCTCGGGGACATTGGCGCAGATCATCCCGCCCAGCCTGGTGCTGATCGTGCTGGCCGACCAGCTGGGGCGCTCGGTCGGGGACATGTACAAAGGCGCGCTGATCCCCGGCCTGGTGCTGACCGGCATCTACCTGGGCTATGTCTTCGTCATGTCGATCATCCGCCCGAACGCGCTGCCCGCCCTGCCGAAAGAGGCGCGGACGCTCGGCTCGGGGATTGCCTCGCTGCTTGTCGCGCTGGCGGCTGGCGTCGGGGTTTTCTACCTGGCGTGGAAATGGCTGCATCCGACGCATGGAAACGATGCCGATATCCTGGCTGCCGGAATGGCGGTGATCGCCGTCTATCTCGTGGCGGTGTTGGACAGGGTGCTGAAGACCGGCGTGATGTCGCATCTGGCCCAGCAGGTCATCATCGTGCTGATCCCGCCGCTCGCGCTGATCTTCCTTGTGCTGGGGACGATCTTCCTCGGCGTCGCCACCCCGACCGAAGGCGGCGCGATGGGGGCTGTCGGCGCGCTGGTCCTCGCCGCGGGCAAAGGGCGGCTGAACATGCGAGTCATCAGCCAGGCGCTTGCGGCAACAACCCGGCTCTCGGCCTTCGTGATGTTCATCCTGATCGGCGCCCGGGTCTTCTCGCTGACCTTCTACGGGGTCAACGGGCATATTTGGGTCGAGCATCTGCTGACCTCGCTGCCGGGGGGCGAATACGGCTTCCTGATCGCCGTGTCGTTCCTGGTGTTCTTCCTGGCCTTCTTCCTCGACTTCTTCGAGCTGGCCTTCATCATCGTCCCGCTTCTGGCTCCCGCCGCCGAAAGCCTGGGCATCGACCTGATCTGGTTCGGGGTGATCCTGGGTGTGAACATGCAGACCAGCTTCATGCATCCGCCATTCGGCTTTGCATTGTTCTATCTGCGCTCGGTCGCGCCACGGGAACCCTATGCCGACCGGGTGACGGGGCAGACCATCGCGCCGATCAAGACCAGCCAGATCTATTGGGGTGCGGTGCCCTTCGTGTTCATTCAGATCGTGATGATCGCTGTCGTGATCAGCTTCCCGCAGATGGTGCTGCATTACAAAGGGGCGCCGGTGGATACGTCGAATGTCAGGATCGAGATCCCGTCAGGCGGAATGGGCTCGGGCGCCAGCGGCGGAAGTGGCTTTGGCCAGCTTGGCGGCTTGGGTGGCTCACCCTTCGGGCAGTCAGGCGGTGGCGAAGAAGCTGCGACATCGTCGGGTGGCTTCGGCACGTTGGGCGGACTTGACGGAGCTCCGGATTTCGGCGCTCCGCAAGGTGAGACCGACACCCTTAACGACAACGGAGCGGCGGCACCGGAAGAGGGCACGAATGATCCGGCGGGCGGGCTTGGCCTTGGTGGCGGGCCGCCGCCGGGGCTTGACGGGAACTGA
- a CDS encoding TRAP transporter small permease subunit, translated as MGGLLALSRGIDRVNSLIGRSASWLILLAIFVSAGNAIIRKVFSISSNAWLELQWYLYGGAFLLAAAYTLLENEHIRIDILYGGRSRRTQHWIDLIGHTFFLMPMVILSLWLMWPWLVRSINSGEMSMNAGGLILWPAKTVLFTGFVLLFFQGISEIIKKIAIMRGLIEDQHASTGHHVPLEVDPELLAQAGFADPDGKESDGKDNRGGETRK; from the coding sequence ATGGGCGGCCTTCTGGCCTTGTCGCGCGGCATCGACCGAGTGAACAGCTTGATCGGGCGCAGCGCGTCCTGGTTGATCCTGCTGGCAATTTTCGTCAGCGCGGGGAATGCGATCATCCGCAAGGTTTTCAGCATCTCATCCAATGCCTGGCTCGAATTGCAATGGTATCTTTACGGTGGAGCGTTCCTGCTGGCGGCGGCCTATACGCTGCTGGAGAACGAGCATATCCGCATCGATATCCTTTATGGCGGCCGTTCGCGGCGGACCCAGCACTGGATCGACCTGATCGGGCATACTTTCTTTCTCATGCCGATGGTGATCCTGTCGCTGTGGCTGATGTGGCCATGGCTGGTGCGCAGCATCAATTCCGGCGAAATGTCGATGAATGCCGGTGGGCTGATCCTGTGGCCCGCCAAGACGGTGCTGTTCACGGGCTTCGTGCTGCTGTTTTTCCAGGGCATTTCCGAGATCATCAAGAAGATCGCCATCATGCGCGGCCTGATCGAGGATCAGCACGCGTCCACCGGTCATCATGTCCCGCTGGAGGTCGATCCGGAACTGCTGGCGCAGGCCGGGTTTGCCGATCCGGATGGCAAGGAGAGTGACGGGAAAGACAACCGGGGCGGGGAGACACGCAAATGA
- a CDS encoding protein phosphatase, with product MPAPRHFLPGTAPHSETQEDAAFLLIPVADAPGPGLTRLFLGNLSAAEDAEALAAAGITASLNLAMNIFPGPLALPDGTQMRRYQIGLLDGPGNAPQLFEAAIRLIDGLAATYTEGKPHYPPHRPGGLLVHCRGGRSRSVAVLALWLHLRRHADFPDLDAALTYLRGLRGLDEGYPLPPMIALARQAQTQLSARPGR from the coding sequence ATGCCCGCCCCCCGCCATTTCCTGCCCGGCACCGCGCCGCATTCCGAGACGCAAGAGGATGCGGCCTTCCTGCTGATCCCTGTCGCTGACGCACCGGGACCGGGGCTGACCCGGCTTTTCCTCGGCAATCTGAGCGCTGCCGAGGATGCCGAAGCGCTGGCCGCTGCAGGCATAACCGCCTCGCTGAACCTGGCAATGAACATCTTCCCCGGCCCGCTGGCGCTGCCGGACGGCACGCAGATGCGCCGCTACCAGATCGGATTGCTGGACGGTCCGGGAAACGCCCCGCAATTATTCGAGGCCGCCATCCGGCTGATCGACGGGCTCGCGGCAACCTATACCGAGGGTAAACCGCATTACCCGCCGCACCGGCCCGGCGGGCTTCTGGTGCATTGCCGGGGCGGGCGGTCGCGCTCGGTCGCAGTTCTCGCGCTGTGGCTGCATCTGCGCCGCCACGCCGATTTCCCCGATCTCGACGCGGCACTGACATATCTGCGAGGTCTACGCGGGCTGGACGAAGGCTATCCCCTGCCCCCGATGATCGCACTGGCGCGGCAGGCACAAACGCAGCTTTCCGCGAGACCCGGTAGATGA
- a CDS encoding LacI family DNA-binding transcriptional regulator, whose amino-acid sequence MTAPDKSARFVSSADVARLAGVSRSAVSRAFTPGGCVSPPTRARILAAAEELGYRVNRLARILHQDRSDLVGVVGANFANPYISAQFDALSAEMHRRNLQCLLLNSAGTAKATDLARLLDYRVRTVVLLSGAAPDRLMRLCAANGARMVLINRPARPSGALADLILADSAAGGRLAAERLAMAGCRHVAVVVSGSRTSAKRVRARAFCDEMTARGIPVTRWEKGPNNYQTGIDAARSLLASPGIDGIFGVTDEIALGVLNTARFELGLRIPGDLSVIGFDDAPISDWSSHRLTTIRQSLPELTRATMDAIERPAEAPPTRTEIPVTLVERDSAAPV is encoded by the coding sequence ATGACCGCCCCGGACAAAAGCGCCCGCTTCGTGTCCTCGGCCGATGTCGCCCGGCTGGCGGGGGTCTCGCGCTCGGCCGTGTCGCGCGCCTTCACGCCCGGAGGTTGCGTCTCGCCTCCGACCCGCGCCCGCATCCTCGCCGCCGCGGAAGAACTGGGCTATCGCGTCAACCGGCTTGCCCGGATATTGCACCAGGACCGCTCGGATCTTGTCGGCGTGGTCGGCGCGAATTTCGCCAATCCCTATATCTCGGCCCAGTTCGACGCGCTTAGCGCCGAAATGCACCGGCGAAACCTGCAATGCCTGCTGCTCAACAGCGCGGGCACGGCGAAAGCCACTGATCTCGCACGACTTCTGGACTACCGGGTGCGGACGGTGGTGCTGCTGTCAGGCGCGGCTCCGGACCGGTTGATGCGGCTTTGCGCGGCCAACGGGGCACGGATGGTACTGATCAACCGCCCCGCCCGGCCCAGTGGCGCATTGGCCGACCTGATCCTCGCCGATTCCGCTGCCGGGGGGCGACTGGCGGCAGAGCGGCTGGCAATGGCAGGCTGCCGGCATGTCGCAGTGGTGGTCTCGGGCTCGCGCACCTCGGCCAAGCGGGTTCGCGCGCGGGCCTTCTGCGACGAGATGACGGCGCGCGGCATCCCGGTCACACGGTGGGAGAAGGGGCCGAACAACTACCAAACCGGCATCGACGCCGCCCGCTCCCTTCTGGCAAGCCCCGGAATCGACGGCATTTTCGGCGTCACCGACGAGATCGCGCTCGGCGTGCTGAACACGGCGCGCTTCGAACTCGGCCTCCGGATTCCCGGCGATTTGTCGGTGATCGGCTTCGACGACGCGCCGATCTCGGATTGGTCCTCGCATCGGCTCACCACGATCCGGCAATCCCTGCCCGAACTGACCCGCGCCACGATGGACGCCATCGAGCGCCCGGCCGAAGCCCCCCCGACCCGCACCGAGATCCCGGTCACCCTGGTCGAGCGTGACAGCGCCGCCCCTGTTTGA
- a CDS encoding ABC transporter substrate-binding protein has product MRLFPLTLAASLMTGAAYAETTLTLYTSQPPEQAQSTVDAFEAAHPDIKIEWTRNGTSALMNVIRAEIEAEQIQPDLLLVADNINLGELKAGGHLMAYPEAPVEGYDAATYDPDMSYFGTKAITTGIAYNPEIAEPVESWAELLTEENRGQIAVPSPLYSGAALNHLHALINAEGIGWDFYQGLNDLDIVPEGGNGPATKAVASGMAKYAILVDANALRAKADGSPIDFIAPKDGVSFITEPVAIMSTTEHPDAAKLFVDFLLSEEGQKLVAEQGNLPIMPGVAGPEGFPELADMKLLGYDADTAVSTDAETRAKFSDIFGL; this is encoded by the coding sequence ATGCGTCTTTTCCCACTGACACTTGCCGCCTCGCTGATGACCGGCGCGGCCTATGCCGAAACCACGCTGACCCTCTATACCAGCCAGCCGCCCGAGCAGGCGCAAAGCACCGTCGATGCCTTCGAGGCGGCCCATCCCGACATCAAGATCGAGTGGACCCGCAACGGAACCTCGGCACTGATGAACGTGATCCGCGCCGAGATCGAGGCCGAACAGATCCAGCCCGACCTGCTGCTGGTCGCCGACAATATCAACCTGGGCGAATTGAAGGCGGGCGGCCACCTGATGGCCTATCCCGAGGCCCCGGTCGAAGGTTACGACGCGGCGACCTATGACCCGGACATGAGTTATTTCGGGACCAAGGCCATCACCACCGGCATCGCCTACAATCCCGAGATCGCCGAGCCGGTCGAAAGCTGGGCGGAACTGCTGACCGAGGAAAATCGTGGCCAGATCGCGGTGCCCAGCCCGCTCTATTCCGGCGCGGCGCTGAACCATCTGCATGCGCTGATCAATGCCGAGGGGATCGGTTGGGACTTCTATCAGGGCCTGAACGATCTGGATATCGTGCCCGAGGGCGGCAACGGTCCGGCCACCAAGGCGGTCGCGTCCGGCATGGCGAAATACGCCATCCTCGTCGATGCCAACGCGCTGCGCGCCAAGGCTGACGGTTCGCCCATCGATTTCATCGCGCCGAAGGATGGCGTGTCCTTCATCACCGAGCCGGTGGCGATCATGTCCACGACAGAACATCCCGACGCGGCCAAGCTCTTCGTCGATTTCCTGCTGAGCGAAGAGGGCCAGAAGCTGGTCGCCGAGCAGGGTAACCTGCCGATCATGCCGGGCGTCGCGGGACCCGAAGGCTTCCCGGAACTCGCCGATATGAAACTGCTTGGCTATGACGCCGATACAGCCGTTTCGACGGATGCCGAGACACGCGCGAAATTCTCGGACATCTTCGGGCTGTGA
- a CDS encoding ABC transporter permease codes for MNRSGRPLRALRHLTRAGDEHAVVALLVLFVGLLSVAPLARLGYAALMPDGSFNGARITELLGGRRVIEATLNTVWISISATALATVIGTAAALLAGLSDMRSRTAWVFGFVLPLMIPPQVTALAWVQAFSPASPLLGALDLSLPPGTRHPLYSAGGIVFLLGLYNAPLVFLSVRASLHRLPAPLIEAARSAGAGALPVTRDIVLPLIRGGIFAGAALAFVSSIGNFGIQAMLGIPARVPTLITLIYQQLNSYGPSALNDMALLALLLAVLTLSGMALTAWLGRRGDQRVNSAARPPRLSLGRWRMPVTLLAWGYLALCLVLPLTALLGTALVRGYGQPLSAETLTFENFANALFHHPGIRDAFLTSLWLTLAAVAVLVPISVALGYILSWRRGRIARALMIASELAYALPGIIIGVAMILFFLRPLPFIGTGLYGTIWVILAAYLSNFLALALRPILGGYAQMDRALDEAAQLTGAGLLTRLRDIVLPSLAPAAMASGVLVFMTAINEIQVSVLLVSSRAQTIGPMIIFLEEAGSSTLAAAVGCLMVALILVLMLASLLFRRRLPPGVLPWQD; via the coding sequence ATGAACAGATCGGGGCGCCCCTTGCGGGCGCTTCGGCATCTCACGCGGGCAGGAGACGAGCACGCGGTGGTGGCGCTGCTTGTCCTGTTCGTCGGCCTGCTGTCGGTCGCCCCACTGGCGCGGTTGGGATATGCCGCGCTGATGCCGGATGGCAGTTTCAACGGCGCACGGATCACCGAGCTTTTGGGCGGACGCCGGGTCATCGAGGCCACGCTCAACACGGTCTGGATATCGATCTCGGCCACCGCGCTGGCCACCGTGATCGGCACGGCAGCCGCGCTGCTTGCCGGGCTGTCGGACATGCGCAGCCGCACGGCATGGGTGTTCGGTTTCGTCCTGCCGCTGATGATCCCGCCGCAGGTGACGGCGCTGGCATGGGTGCAGGCCTTCTCGCCCGCCAGCCCGCTTCTGGGCGCCCTCGACCTGTCGCTCCCCCCCGGCACGCGCCACCCGCTCTATTCCGCAGGCGGCATCGTCTTTCTGCTGGGGCTCTACAACGCGCCACTGGTCTTCCTGTCGGTGCGCGCCAGCCTGCATCGCCTGCCCGCCCCGCTGATCGAGGCCGCACGCTCGGCGGGGGCCGGAGCCCTGCCGGTGACGCGGGACATCGTCCTGCCGCTGATCCGCGGCGGCATCTTCGCGGGGGCGGCGCTGGCCTTCGTGTCCTCGATCGGCAATTTCGGCATCCAGGCGATGTTGGGCATTCCGGCAAGGGTGCCGACCCTGATCACGCTGATCTATCAGCAACTGAACTCTTACGGCCCGTCGGCGCTGAACGACATGGCGCTGCTGGCACTGCTGCTGGCGGTCCTGACCCTGTCGGGCATGGCGCTGACCGCATGGTTGGGACGGCGCGGAGATCAACGCGTGAACAGCGCCGCCCGCCCCCCGCGCCTGTCCTTGGGGCGCTGGCGCATGCCGGTGACGCTGCTGGCATGGGGCTATCTGGCGCTCTGCCTCGTGCTGCCGCTGACCGCACTTCTCGGCACGGCGTTGGTGCGCGGCTATGGCCAGCCGCTAAGCGCCGAAACCCTCACATTCGAAAACTTCGCCAATGCGCTGTTCCACCATCCCGGCATCCGCGACGCCTTCCTGACCAGCCTGTGGCTGACGCTGGCGGCGGTGGCGGTTCTGGTGCCGATCTCGGTCGCGCTCGGCTATATCCTGAGCTGGCGGCGCGGACGGATCGCGCGCGCGCTGATGATCGCCTCGGAACTGGCCTATGCGCTGCCCGGCATCATCATCGGCGTCGCGATGATCCTGTTCTTCCTGAGGCCCCTGCCGTTCATCGGCACCGGGCTCTACGGCACGATCTGGGTGATCCTTGCCGCCTATCTGTCGAATTTCCTTGCCCTCGCGCTGCGCCCGATCCTTGGCGGATATGCGCAGATGGACCGGGCGCTGGACGAGGCCGCACAACTGACCGGGGCGGGCCTGCTGACCCGTCTGCGCGATATCGTGCTGCCTAGCCTCGCGCCGGCAGCGATGGCCTCTGGCGTGCTGGTTTTCATGACCGCGATCAACGAGATACAGGTCTCGGTCCTGCTGGTCTCGTCGCGGGCACAGACCATTGGCCCGATGATCATCTTCCTCGAAGAGGCGGGCTCATCGACCCTCGCGGCGGCAGTGGGCTGCCTGATGGTGGCGCTGATCCTGGTGCTGATGCTTGCCAGCCTGCTGTTCCGCCGCCGCCTTCCACCCGGAGTGCTGCCATGGCAAGACTGA
- the cobS gene encoding adenosylcobinamide-GDP ribazoletransferase — MAKWHQFILALVFLTRLPLERLLPQRILPLSASSWAFPLAGVVVGAVASLPFLLPGPALLHAALSVALATWFTGALHEDALADFTDAAGGRDKQDRLRIMRDSAIGSFGVIALILTSLIRVTALGVLGPWHLIAAAACGRTATVLTLGAMPPARPDGLGHAAGAPGARNLGVASLIAILCLFWAGDGAFIALVAGLAATGFTIRQARKWLGGHTGDVLGTASILTETAMLVGFALAI, encoded by the coding sequence TTGGCTAAATGGCATCAATTCATCCTGGCGCTGGTGTTCCTGACGCGCCTGCCGCTGGAACGCCTGTTGCCGCAGCGGATATTGCCCCTTTCGGCGAGCAGCTGGGCGTTTCCGCTGGCTGGCGTGGTCGTCGGGGCGGTGGCATCGCTGCCGTTTCTGCTGCCCGGACCGGCCTTGCTGCATGCCGCCCTGTCAGTTGCTTTGGCGACCTGGTTCACCGGGGCGCTGCACGAGGATGCCCTTGCCGATTTCACCGATGCCGCGGGCGGACGAGACAAGCAGGATCGCTTGCGGATCATGCGGGATTCAGCAATCGGCAGCTTTGGGGTGATCGCCCTGATCCTGACCAGCCTGATCCGCGTGACGGCGCTTGGCGTGCTGGGGCCCTGGCATCTGATCGCCGCCGCCGCCTGTGGCCGCACGGCGACCGTGCTGACCCTTGGGGCCATGCCACCCGCCCGCCCGGATGGTCTGGGTCATGCCGCCGGTGCGCCCGGCGCGCGCAATCTGGGGGTGGCTTCGCTCATTGCTATCCTGTGCCTGTTCTGGGCCGGAGACGGCGCGTTCATTGCATTGGTCGCGGGATTGGCGGCCACGGGCTTCACCATCCGGCAGGCGCGGAAATGGCTTGGCGGTCATACTGGCGACGTTCTCGGCACGGCCTCGATCCTGACCGAGACGGCAATGCTGGTCGGTTTTGCCCTGGCGATCTAG
- a CDS encoding ABC transporter ATP-binding protein — translation MARIEIENLDKSFGQTQVLREVSLSIEAGEFVSVLGPSGCGKTTLLRCLAGFEHIDGGRIEVGGQVVSTPERHLPPERRGIGVVFQNYALWPHMTVAKNVAYGLKIAGVPRSERETRVARVLDLVELGALAQRRPADLSGGQRQRVALARCLAMESRVVLLDEPLANLDVHLRSALEEEFAAFHARSGATMFYITHDQAEALALADRVAVMDRGRIIQFDRPEALFRQPASETVAGFIGEGRVIEAEDIRPLGDGHASASLLGQPVRLRCAPGQRGQDRGRISVHPGDLQLLSDDLQPGIEAHVTRATYRGAYLRAELAAGPSASVPLSINVAAPSSLDRGQRVRIALRDGWVIPDPVTPTTQP, via the coding sequence ATGGCCAGGATCGAGATCGAAAATCTGGACAAATCCTTTGGGCAGACACAGGTGCTGCGCGAAGTCTCGCTGTCCATCGAGGCCGGTGAGTTCGTCTCGGTCCTCGGCCCGTCGGGTTGCGGCAAGACGACGCTTCTGCGCTGCCTCGCCGGGTTCGAACATATCGACGGCGGGCGGATCGAGGTGGGCGGACAGGTCGTCTCGACCCCCGAACGCCATCTGCCGCCCGAACGGCGCGGCATCGGCGTGGTGTTCCAGAATTACGCGCTCTGGCCGCATATGACGGTCGCAAAAAATGTCGCCTACGGGCTGAAGATCGCGGGCGTTCCGCGCAGCGAGCGCGAGACGCGCGTGGCCCGCGTGCTGGATCTGGTGGAACTCGGCGCATTGGCACAGCGCCGTCCCGCCGATCTGTCCGGCGGTCAGCGGCAAAGGGTGGCCCTTGCCCGTTGCCTGGCGATGGAAAGCCGTGTCGTGCTGCTGGACGAACCCCTCGCCAATCTGGACGTGCATCTGCGCAGCGCCCTGGAAGAGGAATTCGCCGCCTTCCATGCCCGCTCTGGCGCCACGATGTTCTACATCACCCATGATCAGGCCGAGGCCTTGGCACTGGCCGATCGCGTCGCCGTCATGGACCGGGGCCGGATCATCCAGTTCGACCGGCCCGAGGCGCTGTTCCGCCAGCCTGCCAGCGAAACCGTCGCGGGGTTCATCGGCGAAGGCCGGGTGATCGAGGCCGAGGATATCCGCCCGCTTGGCGATGGCCATGCCTCTGCCTCGTTGCTGGGGCAGCCGGTGCGTCTGCGCTGCGCCCCCGGCCAGCGCGGGCAGGACCGCGGCAGGATCTCGGTTCATCCCGGCGACCTGCAATTGCTGAGCGACGACCTCCAACCCGGTATCGAGGCGCATGTGACCCGCGCCACCTATCGCGGAGCTTACCTGCGCGCCGAACTGGCCGCCGGACCATCGGCCTCGGTGCCGCTCTCGATCAATGTCGCTGCCCCCTCCTCGCTGGATCGCGGGCAGCGCGTCCGTATCGCCCTGCGCGATGGCTGGGTCATTCCCGACCCTGTCACCCCCACCACGCAACCCTGA
- a CDS encoding MBL fold metallo-hydrolase — protein sequence MARLTAISGLGRKSAAIFLLEHSGRRLLFDLGAGLEAGERPDLSAAGRVDAVLLSHAHIDHCGSLDRLEELGNPPVFATAETLRQLPGGCPATVHHLPLHGVTPVLGLPLQTGQSGHAPGGIWLHMPTEAGGFLYTGDFSTEACALPFAPFPKAATVLADTSYGDRDEPLTDQVERIAEVARTGAVLPTPAAGRGPDMVEALQARGLTVHACAGIAAEMRGFRGKPVPVVGAHDARPDQVVVAVGAVAESGLPATLLERQEFRLIFSSHLPHSSPAHAAVSSGRARWMPWNVHPRRRDLLAMAEHCEARQVIPAFTDLAKAPLLCRALGSRLIRETPVEV from the coding sequence ATGGCAAGACTGACCGCGATCAGCGGGTTGGGCCGCAAGAGCGCCGCCATCTTCCTGCTGGAACATTCGGGCCGCCGCCTGCTCTTCGATCTTGGCGCCGGACTGGAGGCGGGCGAGCGCCCCGACCTGTCAGCGGCGGGCCGGGTCGATGCGGTGCTGCTGAGCCATGCCCATATCGACCATTGCGGCAGCCTCGACCGGCTGGAAGAACTGGGCAATCCGCCGGTTTTCGCCACCGCCGAGACGCTACGGCAACTGCCCGGCGGGTGCCCTGCCACGGTCCACCACTTGCCCTTGCACGGTGTGACGCCGGTTCTGGGCCTGCCCCTGCAAACCGGACAGTCGGGACATGCGCCGGGTGGTATCTGGCTGCACATGCCCACCGAGGCGGGCGGTTTCCTCTATACCGGGGATTTCAGCACCGAGGCGTGCGCCCTGCCCTTCGCCCCGTTTCCCAAGGCCGCGACCGTGCTGGCCGACACATCTTATGGCGACCGTGACGAGCCGCTGACAGATCAGGTCGAGCGCATCGCCGAGGTCGCACGGACAGGCGCTGTCCTGCCGACACCCGCTGCCGGACGAGGACCGGACATGGTCGAGGCCCTGCAGGCGCGGGGACTGACCGTCCATGCCTGCGCCGGTATCGCCGCTGAAATGCGCGGGTTTCGCGGCAAGCCCGTCCCGGTGGTCGGAGCCCATGACGCCCGCCCCGATCAGGTCGTCGTTGCGGTGGGCGCAGTCGCCGAAAGCGGGCTGCCTGCCACCCTGCTGGAACGGCAGGAATTCCGACTGATCTTCTCCAGCCACCTGCCGCACAGCAGCCCCGCTCATGCGGCGGTATCGTCTGGCCGGGCGCGCTGGATGCCGTGGAATGTCCATCCACGACGCCGCGACCTGCTGGCCATGGCCGAACACTGCGAGGCCCGGCAGGTTATTCCCGCCTTCACCGATCTGGCCAAGGCGCCTCTCTTGTGCCGCGCCCTCGGGAGCCGCCTGATCCGCGAAACACCCGTCGAGGTCTGA